Genomic segment of Streptosporangium sp. NBC_01755:
GGTCCGACTGGCTCCCGGGGTGACGGGCCCCGTAACGGGTTCGGGCACAGGGTGGTCGGCATGACCACGGAACCGGATTTCGACGTCGCCGTCATCGGTGCCGGCGGCGCCGGACTGGCGGCGGCGGTGAGCGCCGCGGACGCCGGAGCGAGCGTGCTGATCGTCGAGGCCGCCGACACGGTGGGCGGCGCGACGACACTGGCCGGCGGGAGTTACATGGCCGCCGGTACGCCGGTGCAGGCCGCCGCAGGTTACCCCGGTGACACGGCCGACGCCTTTTTCGACCACTATCTCACCTTCAATCGCTGGGCCGTCGACCCGGCGATCGCGCGCCGTTTCTGCGACGCGGCGTTACCGACCTTCGAGTGGCTGGTCGGCCTCGGGGTGCGGTTCACGCCGGAAGGCTTGTATCGCGCGACCCGCGAGCCGGTGCCGCGCAGTCACCGGCCCGTCGGCGGAGGCCAGGCCTATGTCGATGCGCTGCACCGGGCCGTTCGCTCGCACGGGGTGGACATCGCGCTGAGACGGCGGGTGGACAGCCTCGTGCCCGGCGGCGAGGGGACCGGGTACACCATCGGCGCGGGCGGTGACGAGATGACCGCACGCTCCGTCGTGCTGGCCACCGGGGGGTTCGGGGCCAACTCGGACCTGGTGCGGCGGCATTTCCCGGACGCACAGGGCGAGGTGTGGTCTCCCGCGCCGCAGACCTGCCGGGGCGACGGCCTCGAACTGGCCACCGCCGCGGGCGCCGCGACCAGCGGTGTCAACCACGGCGACCTGCTGCTCACGGCCGGTTTCGTACGGGACATCGAGCCCTTCGTGCCACCCTGGCTGCTCATGGTCGGCAGACACGGCCGCCGGTTCGTCGACGAGAGCGCCCCCTACGCCGTGGTGACCCCGCTCGCCCTGGAGCACGGGCCCTGTTGGGTGGTCCTCGACGACCGGATGCTGCGATCGGCGAAGGCCGATCCGGCCAGCGCCTGGGGCGCGGGAACATGGACCGCCGACACCTTGCTGCCCGCGGTCGCCGACGGCCACGTGCTGCGAGCCGACACCGTCGAGGAGTTGGCGGCCGCCATCGGCACGCCGGGACCGGCGCTGGCCGCGACGATCCGCCGCTACAACGAGTCGTGCGCGGCCGGGGCGGACACTGAGTATCTCAAGAAGCCGGCCGGGCTCGTCGCCGTCGACCAAGCGCCCTACTACGCGGTCCGGCTGTGGCCGGCCGTGGTGGCGCTCACCGGGTACGGGCCGCGCATCGATCCGGACGCGCGGGTGTTGCGGGCCGTGGACGGAGACCCGGTGCCGAACCTCTACGCCGCCGGCGAGCTGACCGGCAACGTCCTCGGGCCCCAGTACCTCGGTGGGGGCAACGCGATCGGCAATGCGCTCGTGTTCGGCCGGATCGCCGGCCTGTCCGCGGCCGCGGGAGCCGACCGATGAGCAGGGCGGGAACCTGCGCCATCGCGGGAATCGCCAACACGCCGTATACGCGGGGCACCGACAAGTCCACCTTGGACCTTCATCTGGAGGCCTCGCTCGCCGCGCTGGCCGACGCCGGGCTGACCCCGGCCGACGTCGACGGCGTGCTGCCCAGCGCGAGCGCGGGCCGCACCGCCGAGGACTTCATCCTCAATCTCGGCCTGCGCGATCTGGCGTTCGCCCCGACCGCGCATATGGGCGGCGCGAGCCTGATCTCCTCCATCCAGAACGCCTGCCTGGCCATCGACGCGGGCGTCGCGTCGTGCGTCCTCGTGCCGGCGGGGCGGCGCGGCTACTCGGGAGAGCGGATTTCGGCAGGTCGTGGCGTGATGGAGCCGATCATGTCGACTCTCGTCGAGTTCGAGGCGCCCTACGGCAACGTCGGTGCCGCCCAGTGGTTCGCGCAGGCAGCCCAGCGGCATATGCACGAATACGGCACCACGAGCGAGCAACTCGGCCACGTCGCGGTGACCTGCCGTGCCCACGCGAACCTCAATCCGCAGGCCCTCATGTACGGAAAGCCGATGACGCTGGCCGACCACCAGGCCTCACGGATGATCACCACCCCGTTCCGGCTGCTGGACTGTTCGCTGGAGTCCGACGGCGCGGGAGCCCTGGTGATCACCAGCGCCGACCGGGCACGGTCGCTTGGACGTGGCGACGCGCTGATCGCCGGAGTCGGCGAGGCGCACAGCAGCGCGCCGACCTCGATCACCCAGAAGCCCGACGTCGCCGTCGTACGGAGTCTCCAGGTAGCCGCGGCACGGGCGTTCGCCATGGCCGGCATCACGGTGGCCGAGGCCGACACCGTCCTGATCCACGAGGGTTTCAGCTGGTACGTCATCGCCGCGCTGGAGGCCCTCGGTGTCGTCAAACCCGGTGAGGGCGGTCCGTTCGTCGCCGACGGCAACATCCGGCTCGGCGGGCCGCTCCCGGTGAACCCGCACGGCGGTGCCCTCTCCGAAGGACACGTGTCCGGCGTCAATCATGTGATCGAGGGCGTCCGCCAGCTCCGCCGAACCGTTGAGCCGGCCCGGCAGGTTCCCGACTGCGCCACCGTCGTGGTCGTCAACGAGGGGAACTTCTTCGACGGCACCGTTCTGGTCCTGGAGAAGGGACAGTGATGAGCAGCCGACCGATGCCGCCACCCAATCCGCTGACAGCCGGGTTCTGGGAAGCTGCCCGCCGTCACGAGCTGGTGCTCCAGCGCTGCGCGTGCGGCCGGTTCCGGCACTACCCCCAACCGTTGTGCCCGGAGTGCTACGGCGGCGACTGGAGCTGGGTACCGGTCAGCGGCAAGGGCGCCATCTACACCTACACCGTGACGCACCGGCCGTTCCATCCGGCGTGGGCCGGGCAGACGCCCTATGTGGTGGCGACCGTCGAGTTGCCCGAGGGAGTTCGAATGGTCAGTGACCTGCCACCCGAGGACACCGAGGCGGTCCGCATCGGGGCGCCCGTCGAGGTGTTCTTCGACGACCACGAAGCCGTGACACTGCCCCGGTTCCGGCTGGTCCGATGAAGCCGTTCCGGGTGCACGTCGCCGAGGACGCGTTGGCGGAGCTGGGTCGCCGCATCGCCGCCACGAGATTTCCGCCGCCCTCTCCGGGTGAGCCGTGGTCGGACGGGACATCCGAGGCGTACCTGCGTGAGCTGCTGGAGTACTGGCGGGATGGATTCGATTGGCGCGCGCAGGAGGAACGCATCAACGCCCTCCCGCAGTTCCAGGCCGAGGTCGACGGACGGGAACTGCATTTCGTGCACGCCCGCTCGGCGGAACCGGGTGCGTTCCCCCTCCTGATGACGCACGGGTGGCCCGGATCGTTCTGGGAGTTCCACCGGATCATTCCGCTGCTGACCGACCCGGCCGCACATGGCGGGGACCCACGCGACGCCTTCCACGTCGTCGCACCCTCGCTTCCCGGCTACGGCTGGTCGGCCATCCCGGACCAGCCCGGCTGTGACCCTGCCGCCATCGCTCGCGCGTTCGCCGCGTTGATGGCGAACCTGGGCTACTCCACCTATGGCGCGCAGGGAGGTGACTGGGGAGCGCGGATCTCGGCCCAACTGGGGGTGAGCGACGCCGACCACGTCGCCGGCGTGCATCTCAACTTCCCGAGCTTCATCACCCCGCCACCCGACTTCGACGGCTCCGGCCTGGACGCCGCCGACCGCGCGGCGCTGGCGGCCGCCCGAGCCTTCGGCAGGGACGCCGCCGCCTATCTCCACTTGCAGTCCACCCGCCCGCAGACGCCCGCGTTCGGGCTGTCGGACTCACCGGCCGGCCTGGCCGCCTGGATTGCCGAAAAGTACCGGGAGTGGACCGACTGCCACGGCGAGGTGGATCGCGCGGTCGGGCGCGACGACCTGCTCACCATCATCACGATCTACTGGGTGACCAACACGATCGGCCCGTCGATGCGGCTCTATCACGAGCACGGTCGCCGGCCGTGGAATCAGCGGGTGCCGGTGCCCGCGGGCTGCGCGGTGTTCCCGGCCGAGACCTCGCCGCCGGTGCGGAGCTGGGTCGAGCGGTTCCTCGACGTACGCCAGTGGACGGATATGCCACGGGGCGGGCATTTCGCGGCGCTCGAGCAACCCGATCTACTCGCTGCCGACATCCGCCGATTCTTCCGTCCGCTCCGTGCGACGTCCCGCTGAACCGCAGCGGGCCGAGCGCGACTGGCCCCCACCCACCACCACAAGGGAAGGCGGACCAAAGATGAAGGTAACCGTCGACGTCGGCCGCTGTCAGAGGCACGGCCGTTGCAACACCACCTGCCCCGATGTCTTCGCTTTCGACGAGGAGGGTTTCGTCTTGTGCTGACCTCCTCGGTCGGGGACGAGCTGGCGGCTGACTGAGGTCCGGAACGCCGGACGCAACTGCCCAGAGCGAGCCATCTCCACCGAATGAGCCCGTCGAACGTGGAGCGGCCCCGGAAAAGATCTCCTGGATCTGTCCGGGGCCGTCGCATGTTCACATCAGGCGGGATCGCGGCCGATGAGGAATTCCGCGTCCGCATCCGGCGCGTCCGGGATCCCGGACGCGCGAAGCCGGCACAGCACGGGCAGTCCCAGTAGGCGTGGTCAGCGTGAACCCGTGCATGAGACCGCGCCTAGCCGAGCGCGCCGGATTCCCTGAGCTTGGCGATATCCGGTTCAGTGAACCCCAGCAGCCGGGTCAGGACCTGCTCCGTGTCCTGGCCCACGTCCGGGTGGCGATGCAGCGGTCCCTCGCTGACGCGGGACATCTTGATCGGGTTTCCCGGCATGAGCACGGGCCGCTCGGTGCCGGTCGGGATCTCGACAAGCATATTGTGCTCGCGCACGTGCTCGTCGGCCGCCAGATCGTCCATCGTGAAGCACGGCCCGGCCGGAATGCCTGCCGCCGCCATTTCCTCGACGGCCTGAAGCCTGGTGCGCCGCCGCGCCCACTCTTCGATCGCCGGCCGGAAGATGTCCTCGATGTGAGCCGTCCAGGCCAGACGATCGGACAGGCGCGGATCGTCGAGCCACTCCGGCCGGCCGAGCAACTCCGCGAGGCCGGCCAATTGGTGCTCACGGATCACCGCCATCAGGAAGTACCCGTCGGCCGCCTCGAACGTCGTCATGATCCCGACACCATGGCCGGTGGCCATCCTGGCCGGCAGCCCCAGCGACCACAACTGCGGGTACATGTCGTTCATCGCGATCATGGCGTCGAACATCGACACGTCCACCTGCTGCCCCAGCCCCGTCACCTCCCGATGCCGGACCGCCGCGAGCAGGCCGATGACGGCGAACAGGCCCGCCGAGAGGTCACCGAGCGCTCCGGCGACCCCGGTGCGCGGGGGGTCGCCGGGCTCCCGGGCGATCTCGGGCAGCCCGGCCATGGCTTCGACCACCGGCGCATACGCAGGCCATGAACGGTACGGCGAGGGCGTGTGGTTGCCGAACCCCGACACCGACAGGTAGATCGCGCGCGGGGCGACCTTGGCGACGTCGGCGTACCCGAGCCCGAGCCGGTCCATCACGCCGGGCCGCATGTTCTCGGCGACGACGTCGACCTCCCCGGCCAGGCGCAGAAAGAGCGCGCGGCCCTCGGGATTCTTGAGGTCGAGCACGATGCTCGACTTGTTGAGGTTGCTCCGGGCGAAGGTGCCGCCGACCGTGGTGCCGCCAGGTTCGGGCACGATCGGGCGCGCCGCACGGCCACCTTCGCCGGCCGGCGGTTCCACCTTGATCACCTCGGCGCCGAGGACTGCCAGCAACTGGGTGCCGTACGGCAGTGACAGCATGTGCTCGGCGGCCAGGATCCGCAGGCCGGCCAAGGGCTTGCCCCACTCCGCCCGGTCCTCGCCGTATACGGTTTCGAGTCGCACGTCGACCCTCTCTGCTCAACAGTGAAAACGCTGGTCAACCGAACGCACCGCTGCCGCGCAGCCCGGTGATCTCCTCGTCGGTCAGGCTGAATCCGCGCAGGAGTTCGTCGACGTCCGCCGTGCTGGTCGGTCCTACGGGCTGCTGGTTCAGGTCCGGGGGATCGGGGACGGCCAGCCGGGGGGCGAGTTGGCGGATCGAGCGGCCTTCGTGCTCCACCTCGATCGTGAGCGCGCGGCTGCGCAGGTGGGGATCGGCGAGGGCTTCGGCGGGCGAGTTGACCGGGGCGACGCAGGCGTGCGGCCCCAGCTCGGTGATCCATTCCGCACGGGTACGGGTGGCGAACACCGCGGCCACCTCAGCGCGGATCTCCTCCTGCGAACCCGGATGGTGCTGATCTGGTATCCGGTGTTCCAGACCAAGCCCCCGGCACAGCGCCGCCCAGAAGTGGGGTTCGATCGCACCGACGCTGAGCCATCGGCCATCGGCCGTCCGGTACACGTCGTAGCAGGCCGAACCACCGGTCAGCAGGCCCGGCCCCGAATGCTCCTCGCCGGCGAGGTGGCCGTCGAGGACGAATTGCATCACCCGAAGCACACTGTCCATCACGGACACGTCCAGCCGGGCGCCTTCGCCGGTCTGCACCCTGCGCAGCAGAGCGCTGAGCAAGGCCACGGCGGTGGAATAGCCGCCGACGGCGTCGGCGACCGTTCCTCCTGGCAGCGCCGGTCCTCCGTCGGCGCGACGCGTCCCCGCATCGAGGAAACCGCCGAGCGCGAGCCAGTTGAGGTCATGGGCGGGCCATTGCGCATAGGGTCCGTGCTGGCCGTAACCGCTCACCGAGCAGTACACGATGGACTCGTTGGTGCGGCGGACGTCTTCGTAGCCGATGCCCAGACGGGCCGCGACGCCGGGCCGGAAGCTCTCCACCATCGCGTCGGCGGTGCCGAGCAGCCGATGGACGAGCGCGCGACCGCTGTCGTGCTTGAGGTCGACGGTCAGCTGCGGGATGCCCCGGTTCGCGCTGTAGGCGTACCACGGCGCCGCCATGACCCGGTTGCCCCGGTCCGGCGGCCGCACCTTGATCACCCGCACACCGTAGTCCGCCAGCAGCCGAGTGCATCGCGGTCCCGGACCCATGCTGGAGAAGTCCAGCAGAACGAGCTTGTCCAACATGCGGCAAGGCTCTCGTCCGACTCGTTATCAAACCCGTTAACGGGGGTGTAATCCGCCAGGCCGTGACTGGTAACGCGGACCGTAATGGAACGCCGCCGATGCTCGCACGATCAGCCGACGAGGTGAGGAGAAGTCATGTCAGGGCCACACGACGGACGAATAGCTGTTGTCACAGGTGCCGGTCGCGGCATCGGTCAGGAGTACGCCGCCGCGTTGGCGTCGGACGGTGCGACTGTGGTCATCGCGGATGTGGACGACCGGCTCGCCGCGGAGACCGTCCAGCTCATCACCGACAAGGGCGGCAAGGCGGTCGCGAGGCACGTCGATGTCGCGGCCAAGGAGTCGACCGCCGAACTCGGTGACTGGGTGCGCAGAGAGTTCGGTGCGGCGCACATCTTGGTGAACAACGCCGCGATCTATCACTCGATGCGCATGGACGCTCAAATGGATGTCGACATCGATTACTGGCGCAAGATCTTCTCGGTCAACCTCGATGGCGCGCTGCTGATGACGCAGGCGTTGGCGCCGTTGATGATCGAAGCCGGGTGGGGCCGCATCGTCAACCAGACCTCCACCGGGGCGTATGCGGGACTCGGCGGCGCGTACTCTGTCTCGAAGCTGGCCCTCATCGGCCTCTCACAAGGATTCGCCCGGGAACTCGGCAAGCACGGCATCACAGTCAACACGATCGCCCCCGGCCTGATCCACACCGAAGCCACCATGGTGACCGTCTCAGCCGAAGCCCGCGCCGCGATGCTGGCCCAACAGGCGGTGAAGAAGGAGGGTCAGCCCGCCGACCTGGTCGCCGCGCTGCGCTTCTTCTGCAGCGACGAGGCCGGCTGGGTCAGCGGCCAGGTCACCATCGTCGACGGGTTCAAGACCCTGCGCCTCTGAGGCGCGCGGCGCGCCCGCGGTGCCGCGATTTCTCCGGCACCGCGGGCACAGGCTCACTTCGCGACGGGGACCACGCCGACCGGGCGCGCGCTCGGACCGCCCACGTCATGCTGGACGGACAGTTCGGTGAAGCTCTCCATGCCCCAGGCGCCCAGTTCGGCGCCGAGGCCGCTCTGCTTGACACCCGCGATGGGCTGCACCGGCCACAGCACGTTCTTGTGGGTGTTGACCCACGTCGTCCCGGCTTCGATCCGATCGGCGACGACCCGGCCACGCGCCGGATCCGCGCTCCACACCGAGCTACCGAGACCGTATTCCGACGCGTTCACCGTGGCCAGCACCTGTTCGACGTCGCGGTAGGCGACGACCGGCAGGGCGGGGCCGAACTGCTCCTCGTCGACGATCCGGAACCCGTCGGCGACCGAATCGAGGATGGTCGGCCGGTAGAAGTAGCCGGGGCCCTCGATGGGCGCGCCGCCGGCGGCCACCCGCCCGCCGCGTCGAACCGCGTCGGTCACCAGTTCCCCGACGATCGACCGCTGGGCGTCGTAGGTCAGCGGCCCCATCCGGGTGGCCGGGTCATGGCCGTCGCCCACCACGACGGTGTCCGCGATGGCGGCGAGCGCGGCGACGAGTTCATCGCGCAGCGATTCGGGCACGTATACCCGCTTGACCGCCACACAGGTCTGCCCGGCATTGCCGAACGCACCCCAGAAGAGCGCCTCCGCGACATCGGACACGACGGCATCGTCCAGGACGATGGCCGGGTCGTTGCCGCCCAGTTCCAGCACGGTCCGCTTCAGGTCCCGTGCCGCCGATTCGGCGACGAGCCGCCCGGTGCGGGGAGACCCCGTGAAGGTGATCAGCCGTGGCACCGGGTGGCTCGTCATCCACCGGCCCAGGTCGGTTGCCCCCCCGCTCAGCACGTTGACCACACCTGCGGGCAGCACCGGGCGCAACACCTCACCGAGGCGCAACGTGGCCAGCGGCGTGAACGGGGACGGCTTGAGCACAACCGTGTTCCCGGCCGCCAACGCCGGCGCGATCTTCATCCCGCCGGCGACCAGCAGCGGCGCGTTCCACGGTGTGATCGCCGCGACCACACCCACCGGGCGGCGCCGGACGACGACCCGCGCCTCCGGGCCGTCCTGCAACACCATCGGTTCGAGCCGCACACCGGCGAAGTGCCGCAACGCGGCGACCGTGCCGAGCACCTCCGCCCGCGCCTCGGCGAGCGGCTTGCCCTGTTCACTGGTGACGAGCTCGGTCAGCTCGTCAGCCGCGGCGACGACCGCGTCGGCCGCCGCGTTCAGGGCGGATTCCCGACCGTCCGCGTCGGCGGCCCACCCCGGCAACGCACGGGCGGCCGCCCGGAAGGCGTCGTCGAGCTGGGCCGAGGTGGCATCCGGAGCCACGGCGAGGACCTTGCCGGTCGCCGGGTCCTCGACCGAGAAGGTCGCGCTCCCACGCACTGCGGTCCCATCGATGGTCATGGTCAGCCCGTCGGGTGCCATTTCCTACCTCCCTTTTGGTCGGGCGGTCGAAACCGCCGCATGTGCGCGCCATTGCCGCAGGTCTGTGTTTCGGCTGCGAGCGTGACCGGCTGCGGGTTACCGGCCGCGTTACCGCGCGCCCGCCGCCTTCGACCGGCTCGGCCGGGATGTCACGAATGGCCAACGCTACGGATCCGGTGTCCGAGCACCGGATGGGGACCTGCTCGCACGTGTCGCGCTACGCCGCCACCTTCATCCATCCGCGGACGCCGAGGGCCGCCAGCACGCGGCCAGTAGTCCGAGTGCGCCCAAAACCCCGGCCGCGAGCACGCCGAGGGCCGGCCAGCCGCCCGCGAAGTCGATGCCCACCAGGTGGTCGAGCGACCACGCGCCGGGACCGAGCGCGGCGAGCGCGGCCGATGCCACCGCGAGCACCAGCACGTATTCGTATCCGTCCTTGAACACGAAGAATCCGTTCGGCCGGTGGGCCGCGATCCCCGCCACCGTGGCCACCCCCACCGTGGCGGCAGTCCACAGTGGAGTCGCCAGGCCGAGCAGCAGGCCGACCCCGGCGGCCATCTCGAGCAGCCCGCTCGTCCAGGCATGCAGCGCGGGCGGCCGCAGGCCAAGCCCGCCGAACCAGCGCGCCGTGCCGGCCACTCCGCCCGGCCCGAACAGATGGTTGTGGCCGTGCGCGATCATGATCACGCCGATCACCGCCCGCAACAGGGCCGCCGCGAGATCGATCTCGGTCAACTCGATCACCCGCCCAGAGCCGGCAGGACCTTGTCGATCACCAGGTCGAGCTGCTCGCGCTGGTGCCACGACGCGATCCGCAGGGCTAGGTGCGTAGTGCCCTCCGCGATTACCGCGCGGAGCTGCTCGACGCACTGCTCGGGTGAGCCCGCCGCCGTCATGGCGGCCGCGGCGTCACGGTCGAACATGCCCTCGCCGTAGTACTGGTCGAAGAAGCGCTGTGCCTCGTCGAGGCAGGCCTCGCGATCGGGTCCGATGTTGACGCTGTGGTATGCCGCGACCGGGAACGTGCCCGGGTCCCGGCCCGCGGCCACCAACTGCTCGTCGAGCTGGACCCTGGTGTCGGCGATGTAGCCCGGCCGCACGCGAACCGTCAGCAGGCCGTCGGCCTTCGTGGCCACCCGTTTGATCACCCGCTCGGCGGCCGGGCCTGCCGGGGGGTTCGCGCTGATCCAGATGGGGCAGGGCCGCTGCACCGGGATGGGCTGGATGCGGATGGCGTCGTACTGCGAGAAGCGCCCGTGGAAGGTCACCGCGTCGCCGGTCCACAGCCGGCGGACCAGGTCGATGTTCTCCTCAAGCCGCGCCGCTCGCAGCTTGTCGGGCACTCCGCCGAAATGCGCGCCTTCGAGCTCCGACGCCCCGCCCCGCTTCTGCAGGCCGTTGCACACCGCCAGCAACATCCGGCCGCCCGAGATCTCATCGAGTGAGGCCCACTGGTAGGCGAACAGGGCCGGGTCGCGGATGGGGAAGCTCGCCATGCAGCCGACGGCCAGCCGAATCCGGCTGGTCACCCCGGCGAGCGCTCCGAGGCACGCGATCGAGTCCGCGCGCGCCTTGGAGGTGAGGCTGTCGCCCACCCAGACCGTGTCGAACAGGCCGGACTCCTCGGCCACCGGAGCCATCCTGAGCAGTTCGGGCAGGTCGGCGACGCCAAACAGCGCGCTTCGCTGCGGGATGATCAGGCCGATCGAGTCCACCATGGCGCCTCCTCGCGCTGGGAAAAGCTGAGGCCCACCTTGCCCCCGGGGACGTTATCGACCTCGTTAACCGGCAAGCCCGTAACGTTGCCGGTAATCCGTCGCAAGCACGCTCGCTGATGTGACCACTGAGAAGACATCCGTCGCTCGCTTGACCGCCGATCGCCTCGGCCGGGTCGGCGCCTGGAGTTTCGGCCTCGACGGGCTGCCCGTCGCCGAGGCGATCCGGGTCGCCCGCGCTGTGGAAGACCTCGGTTTCGGATCGCTGTGGATCGCCGAGGGCGCCGCGAGCCGGGAGGCGCTTTCACATGCCGCCGTCCTGCTCGGCGCGACCTCCCGGCTCGTGGTGGGTACCGGGATCGCCAGCATCTGGGCGCGGGATCCCGCCGCGATGGCCGCGGGGTGGCGGACCTTGGCGGACGCGTTCCCTGGCCGGTTCGTACTCGGCATGGGAGTGAGCCACGCCGGCGCGGTCGGGCGCCGGGGCCACGAGTACACCGCCCGGCCACTCACCCGGATGCGCGAGTACCTCGACGCCATGGACTCGGCCACCCTGCACAGCCCGGTGCCCGAGCCCGGACCCACCCGGGTGCTCGCCGCGCTGCGCCCGCGCATGCTCGAGCTCGCCGCGCAGCGAACCGACGGTGTGCACAGCTATTTCGTCCCCGTCGAGCACACCCGCCGCGCCCGCGCGGCGATCGGCCCGGACGCGCTCCTGGTGCCCGAGCAGGCCGTTGTGCTGGAACGCGACCCGGCGACCGCCCGGGCGGTGGCACGGACGCACACCGGGCACTACCTCGCCAGGGAGAACTACCGGGAGAACCTGCGCTCGCTGGGCATGCCCGCGGAGGAACTGGACCACGACGGAAGTGACGGCGTGGTCGACGCGCTGGTCGCCTGGGGCGATGACGACGCCATCCGGGCCCGGATCGAGGAACACCTCGGCGCCGGGGCCGACCACGTGGTGCTTCAGCCGATCGGGGCGGTGCCCGGCGCGGACGCGGCGATCGAGCAGTTCACCCGGCTCGCCGCGATCGTCAAGGCGTGAGTCCGGAGCCCGCCGTCAGCAGTTCGCCGCCGTCGATGGGGATCGTCACCCCGGTGAGGTAGGCCGCGTGGTCTCCCACCAGGAACGCGACGAGATCCGCCACCTCTCGAGGGGTGCCGAGGCGGCCCTGCGGATTGAGCGGCTGATCGCGTTTGCGCGCCCATTGAACGATGGGCCCGACCAGATCGGTCTCGACCTTGCCCGGCGCCACGCCGATGACCCGGACCTGCGAAGAGGCCCATTCGAGAGCGAGCACCCGGGTGAGCATGACCAGAGCGGACTTGCTGACGTTGTAGGCGACCAGCCCGCGCGAAGGATAGTAGGCGGCAGTGCTGGCGTTGTTGACGATCACACC
This window contains:
- a CDS encoding DoxX family protein, which translates into the protein MIELTEIDLAAALLRAVIGVIMIAHGHNHLFGPGGVAGTARWFGGLGLRPPALHAWTSGLLEMAAGVGLLLGLATPLWTAATVGVATVAGIAAHRPNGFFVFKDGYEYVLVLAVASAALAALGPGAWSLDHLVGIDFAGGWPALGVLAAGVLGALGLLAACWRPSASADG
- a CDS encoding LLM class flavin-dependent oxidoreductase; translated protein: MVDSIGLIIPQRSALFGVADLPELLRMAPVAEESGLFDTVWVGDSLTSKARADSIACLGALAGVTSRIRLAVGCMASFPIRDPALFAYQWASLDEISGGRMLLAVCNGLQKRGGASELEGAHFGGVPDKLRAARLEENIDLVRRLWTGDAVTFHGRFSQYDAIRIQPIPVQRPCPIWISANPPAGPAAERVIKRVATKADGLLTVRVRPGYIADTRVQLDEQLVAAGRDPGTFPVAAYHSVNIGPDREACLDEAQRFFDQYYGEGMFDRDAAAAMTAAGSPEQCVEQLRAVIAEGTTHLALRIASWHQREQLDLVIDKVLPALGG
- a CDS encoding TIGR03620 family F420-dependent LLM class oxidoreductase yields the protein MTADRLGRVGAWSFGLDGLPVAEAIRVARAVEDLGFGSLWIAEGAASREALSHAAVLLGATSRLVVGTGIASIWARDPAAMAAGWRTLADAFPGRFVLGMGVSHAGAVGRRGHEYTARPLTRMREYLDAMDSATLHSPVPEPGPTRVLAALRPRMLELAAQRTDGVHSYFVPVEHTRRARAAIGPDALLVPEQAVVLERDPATARAVARTHTGHYLARENYRENLRSLGMPAEELDHDGSDGVVDALVAWGDDDAIRARIEEHLGAGADHVVLQPIGAVPGADAAIEQFTRLAAIVKA